One Betta splendens chromosome 8, fBetSpl5.4, whole genome shotgun sequence DNA segment encodes these proteins:
- the icam3 gene encoding hemicentin-1, with protein sequence MKGRRTFIVLFVGFILTATGVSACPIELSPPSVVVKYGDPVSINCSTWDSNVTGMGWEASQGGTDVQEVQHLTWTVDSLTDWDTAPSCFINLENSSMEQCEKKPTVVVYTFPESIRITSNSSREGALVFREHEEMEMFCDIAEAAPLQNLTVNWYKDGKLVSTASSGSSSNKPSGLRSPYRHSATRLENNSTWRCEAHMDLRPEGPELRVSSEEHRIEVHFGPEVQCFEIAWHIILLEGESLGSKCRVEGYPTPTVEWQKDGQTVDPSAPLSRGQSGDYYVVADGLRYVIPVVVMSQPELTCPSTYTTVEHAPNGISCTVKGYPEPQVTWLKDGEEVTLPETLTSSDAGRYVIIASNRVSSVNVTLDVFVNYPPSQIAELEDAEVGLGADVSLKCSSVGNPRPTYLWSYFRTTNVQEQSEDGVSLLSIRNATAYNRGSYTCHASNEVGKVSKTVTLTVRGAADVCPIKISPDGMVIPYQGPSQLVKCSMVPHDPRNNYKISWEDASDRAVGETWLVNTSQDWDLRPTCTIKVAGFETCQKTLNYTLYKMPDSVFVSADGSSVVEGRRLQLRCLIVNVAPARSLVVRWYRGNDIFEPRVEGSLEIPDCPFESNASCDVSAIRSPVNVSSTIDVVLNREHRSVQFRCDVELNLGPNGPDPPPNMTSSPLTITVLSKPIINATKLPKTVPVFRGYPEELVCEADGHPPPRIQWSYRSTTVSNSTFTAVEAGLYNCTATNEVDSSFYVVEVVLKEDYLPLIAGFVAVTVVAISVVFLFIYSIYYKNTKMRRYSFKNPKLGNHNGNVAHNGWDLQLPMTKLS encoded by the exons ATGAAAGGAAGACGAACGTTCATCGTTCTTTTCGTGGGGTTTATTCTCACTGCGACAG gtgtgagtgccTGTCCCATTGAGCTTAGCCCCCCCAGCGTCGTTGTGAAATATGGAGACCCGGTCTCCATCAACTGCAGCACATGGGACAGCAATGTTACAGGAATGGGCTGGGAGGCTTCACAAGGAGGCACCGATGTGCAGGAGGTCCAGCATCTGACCTGGACCGTGGACAGCCTGACGGACTGGGACACCGCTCCGTCCTGCTTCATCAACCTCGAAAATAGTTCAATGGAGCAGTGTGAGAAAAAGCCAACGGTGGTCGTTTACA CGTTCCCAGAGAGCATCAGAATCACCAGCAACTCCTCAAGGGAAGGAGCTTTGGTTTTCAGAGAACACGAGGAGATGGAAATGTTTTGTGACATCGCGGAGGCGGCGCCTCTACAGAACCTCACCGTGAACTGGTACAAAGACGGCAAGCTGGTGTCCACGGCAAGCTCCGGCAGCTCAAGCAACAAACCAAGTGGCCTGAGGTCCCCCTACAGGCACTCGGCGACCAGACTCGAAAACAACAGCACGTGGAGGTGTGAAGCGCATATGGATCTGAGACCAGAAGGACCAGAGCTCCGTGTGTCGTCAGAGGAGCATAGAATTGAAGTTCACT TTGGGCCAGAAGTGCAGTGTTTTGAAATTGCCTGGCACATAATATTACTGGAAGGGGAAAGTTTGGGGAGTAAATGCCGCGTGGAAGGATATCCCACACCCACTGTGGAGTGGCAGAAAGATGGTCAGACGGTAGATCCAAGTGCTCCTCTGAGCAGGGGCCAGTCGGGAGACTACTATGTTGTCGCTGATGGCCTTAGATACGTGATCCCGGTCGTTGTGATGA GTCAACCTGAGCTCACGTGTCCCAGTACTTATACTACAGTGGAGCACGCGCCTAACGGCATCAGCTGCACCGTTAAAGGCTACCCGGAGCCGCAGGTCACGTGGctgaaggacggggaggaggtgACGCTCCCAGAGACGCTGACAAGCAGCGACGCTGGACGCTACGTCATCATAGCGTCGAACCGGGTGTCCAGCGTCAACGTGACGCTGGACGTTTTTGTAAACT ATCCACCGTCACAGATCGCTGAGCTCGAAGACGCCGAAGTTGGGCTCGGGGCCGATGTGTCACTCAAATGCTCCTCCGTGGGGAACCCGCGGCCCACGTATCTCTGGAGCTACTTCCGGACGACCAACGTACAGGAGCAGAGCGAGGATGGAGTGTCCCTTCTGTCGATCCGCAACGCGACCGCGTACAACAGGGGCTCCTACACTTGTCACGCCTCCAATGAGGTTGGGAAGGTGTCCAAGACCGTGACGCTAACTGTGAGAG GCGCGGCGGACGTATGCCCTATTAAAATATCTCCAGACGGGATGGTGATCCCATACCAAGGCCCCAGCCAGCTTGTAAAGTGCTCCATGGTGCCTCACGACCCCCGGAACAACTACAAAATCTCCTGGGAGGATGCGTCAGACAGAGCCGTCGGCGAAACGTGGCTGGTTAACACCTCTCAGGACTGGGACTTGAGACCTACTTGTACTATAAAAGTAGCTGGATTTGAAACCTGCCAAAAAACTTTAAACTACACTCTCTACA AAATGCCCGACAGCGTGTTCGTCTCTGCAGACGGGAGCTCGGTGGTGGAGGGCAGACGCCTCCAGCTGCGGTGTCTCATAGTCAATGTTGCTCCTGCGCGAAGCCTCGTCGTGCGCTGGTATCGAGGGAATGACATTTTTGAGCCACGCGTCGAAG GATCGCTGGAAATCCCGGACTGCCCGTTTGAGAGCAACGCGAGCTGCGACGTCAGCGCCATCAGATCTCCGGTGAACGTGTCGTCCACCATTGATGTCGTTCTGAACAGAGAGCACAGGAGTGTGCAGTTCAGATGCGACGTGGAGCTGAACCTGGGGCCCAACGGACCAGATCCTCCTCCCAACATGACGTCCAGCCCACTCACCATCACCGTTCTCT CTAAGCCCATCATCAACGCCACCAAGCTTCCAAAGACGGTGCCGGTGTTCAGAGGTTACCCCGAGGAGCTGGTTTGTGAAGCCGACGGCCACCCCCCACCGAGGATCCAGTGGTCCTACAGGTCGACCACGGTGTCCAACAGCACGTTCACCGCGGTCGAAGCGGGCCTCTACAACTGCACCGCCACCAATGAGGTGGACTCCAGCTTCTACGTGGTCGAGGTGGTTTTAAAAG AGGACTACCTGCCCCTGATAGCCGGGTTCGTGGCCGTCACGGTCGTCGCCATCTCCGtcgtcttcctcttcatttACTCCATCTACTACAAGAACACCAAGATGCGCCGCTACAGCTTCAAGAACCCCAAGCTGGGCAACCACAACGGCAACGTGGCGCACAACGGCTGggacctgcagctgcccatGACCAAGCTGTCGTAG
- the LOC129604424 gene encoding immunoglobulin superfamily member 10-like, whose translation MWLFMVAGLLACADPPTFTHPENETVEVAAHSKLRLNCAAEGKPPPEYTWQNLQMGQNLNGNGSTLAPSFHLPGTYSCTASNVHGTRTKYFTIKETAGNHLMIRVAISVVLVLLGIGLAACIVYQRRVRYQPMPSGPV comes from the exons ATGTGGCTCTTCATGGTCGCTGGCTTATTGGCGTGTGCAG ACCCACCGACCTTCACTCACCCTGAAAATGAGACGGTGGAAGTTGCAGCTCACAGTAAGCTTCGTTTGAACTGCGCTGCTGAAGGGAAGCCGCCGCCAGAATACACGTGGCAGAACCTTCAGATGGGCCAGAATCTGAACGGGAACGGGTCCACTTTGGCCCCGTCCTTCCACCTACCGGGGACCTACAGCTGCACGGCGTCCAACGTCCATGGCACCAGAACCAAGTACTTCACCATCAAGGAAACCGCAG GGAATCACTTGATGATACGTGTAGCCATCTCTGTGGTCCTTGTGTTGCTGGGGATCGGTCTCGCCGCCTGCATTGTTTACCAGAGAAGAGTTCGCTACCAACCCATGCCCTCCGGTCCCGTATGA